The following proteins are encoded in a genomic region of Nitratireductor sp. GISD-1A_MAKvit:
- a CDS encoding HAD hydrolase-like protein: MAQSENRAAVLFDLDGTLTNPFVGISNCIRHAMEKMGCRAPDDDAIRSHIGPPLQTTFAAFLETDDEARIWEAVGHYRERYQRVGKFENELIPGIREVLAHCLGAGHFLSVATSKMEAYSKDIIAHFGLSEFFHAIHGSAPDGTNANKADLIRHILASEPINAMNAVMIGDRLHDVVGGRANGVPAIGVLWGFGDRVELEEAGAVAIVERPVDLASAIDGSLAVEPVLSS, encoded by the coding sequence ATGGCGCAAAGTGAGAACCGTGCAGCGGTGCTCTTCGACCTCGATGGCACGCTGACAAACCCGTTCGTGGGTATATCAAATTGCATCCGGCATGCGATGGAGAAGATGGGATGCAGAGCTCCCGACGATGATGCAATCCGATCTCACATCGGGCCGCCTTTGCAAACGACTTTCGCCGCCTTCCTCGAAACCGATGATGAAGCCCGTATATGGGAAGCGGTGGGGCATTACCGCGAACGATATCAGCGCGTGGGAAAGTTCGAAAACGAGCTGATTCCGGGCATAAGGGAGGTGCTCGCTCACTGCCTGGGTGCAGGCCATTTCCTCTCTGTTGCCACCTCGAAGATGGAAGCCTACAGCAAGGATATCATCGCGCATTTCGGACTGTCGGAGTTCTTTCACGCCATTCATGGCTCGGCACCCGACGGAACCAATGCCAACAAGGCAGATCTGATCCGGCACATTCTTGCCAGTGAACCGATCAACGCGATGAACGCTGTGATGATTGGTGACCGCCTCCACGATGTTGTCGGCGGCAGGGCGAACGGCGTGCCCGCTATCGGTGTTCTTTGGGGCTTTGGCGACCGGGTGGAGCTTGAAGAGGCGGGAGCGGTGGCGATCGTGGAGAGACCGGTCGACCTCGCATCTGCAATTGACGGTAGTCTTGCGGTTGAGCCCGTCTTATCGTCATAA
- the dnaE gene encoding DNA polymerase III subunit alpha, giving the protein MASDRRLRDPIFAAAERERNRPERPFIHLRVHSAYSLLEGALPLGKIIGHALKDEAPAIAITDTNNLFGALEFSQKASKEGLQPIVGCQLDCAFEDALAEARRGNGRKGGGAQYEPLVLIAATEEGYTNLVRLVSRAYLENEPGEATHITTQWLSELAPGIICLTGGPRGPIGAALKADRAEVAEQRLLFLKKCFGNRLYVELERFEGYDRALEAAAVELAYKHELPLVATNEAFFPARDDFEAHDALIAIAEGAVIAMDDRRQLTPDNYLKSQAEMARLFSDLPEAVDNTIEIARRCSYFTQTHPPILPRFTGADAADAEAALQAEADELRRQAHEGLNHRLETQGLAEGYTRETYVERLDYELGIIERMKFPGYFLIVSDFIKWAKAQDIPVGPGRGSGAGSLVAYALTITDVDPLRFSLLFERFLNPDRVSMPDFDIDFCQDRREEVIRYVQEKYGRDQVGQIITFGTLQARAVLRDVGRVLQMPYGQVDRLCKMVPSNPANPTPLPKAIEDEPRFAEEVEKEPIVGTLLDYAQKLEGLYRHASTHAAGIVIGDRPLSELVPMYRDPRSDMPVTQFNMKWVEQAGLVKFDFLGLKTLTVLETAVKLIRRRGIEIDLSRIPLDDPDTYAMLSRGETVGVFQVESAGMRKALIGMKPDRIEDIIALVALYRPGPMENIPTYNARKHGEEEIASIHPKIDHLVKETQGVIVYQEQVMQIAQELAGYTLGQADLLRRAMGKKIRAEMEKQRGIFVTGATERGVSKQQADFIFDLLAKFADYGFNKSHAAAYAIVSYQTAYLKAHYPVEFLAASMTYDMANTDKLNDFRRDAMRLGIEVVSPSVLTSHRPFEVGDNKIYYALAAIKGVGDAAVEHIVEKRNEKQFESLEDFCARIDPKIVGKRVFESLIQAGAFDCFGHDRAALFGGIDRLMGMAARAAEDAAMGQGDIFGMSGGGEPQKIHLPVVEPWSAADKLHREFQVVGCYLSAHPLDEYAEILEKMRVQNWADFQAAVKRGATAGRLAGTVTSKQERRTRTGNKMGIIQLSDATGQYEAVLFSEALAQYRELLEAGSSVVIMVGAENRPEGVNLRIQGVQSLEEEACRMQKALRIYLRDSKPLQAISSQLTQRGDAQVSLVVIKNGGEGEIEVGLPNRYRISPQIAAAMRAVSGVVDVELV; this is encoded by the coding sequence ATGGCGAGCGACAGGCGTTTGCGCGATCCGATCTTTGCAGCAGCAGAGCGTGAACGAAACAGGCCCGAGCGACCTTTTATCCACTTGAGAGTGCACTCGGCCTATTCCCTCCTTGAGGGAGCGCTGCCGCTGGGCAAGATCATCGGTCATGCACTGAAGGACGAAGCGCCCGCGATAGCCATTACCGATACGAACAATCTGTTCGGCGCGCTGGAGTTTTCGCAAAAGGCATCCAAGGAAGGGTTGCAGCCGATTGTCGGATGCCAGCTTGATTGCGCCTTTGAGGATGCGCTGGCGGAGGCTCGTCGCGGCAATGGCCGAAAAGGCGGTGGTGCGCAATACGAGCCACTGGTTCTGATAGCCGCGACAGAGGAGGGCTATACCAATCTGGTGCGCCTGGTCAGCCGGGCCTATCTGGAAAACGAACCGGGCGAAGCCACCCACATCACGACCCAATGGCTCAGCGAGCTTGCTCCTGGCATCATTTGCCTGACAGGAGGGCCACGCGGGCCCATCGGGGCTGCACTCAAGGCTGACCGGGCGGAGGTTGCCGAGCAGCGGCTTCTTTTCCTCAAAAAGTGTTTTGGCAACCGGCTCTATGTGGAACTGGAGCGGTTCGAGGGCTATGACCGGGCCCTGGAGGCGGCCGCTGTCGAACTTGCCTATAAGCATGAATTGCCGCTGGTTGCCACCAATGAGGCGTTTTTCCCCGCCCGTGACGACTTTGAAGCTCATGACGCGCTGATCGCCATCGCCGAAGGCGCAGTCATCGCGATGGATGACCGTCGACAACTCACGCCAGACAATTATCTGAAGAGCCAGGCCGAGATGGCGCGGCTCTTTTCCGATCTGCCCGAAGCCGTCGACAACACCATCGAGATCGCCCGGCGCTGTTCCTATTTCACGCAGACCCATCCGCCAATATTGCCGCGCTTTACGGGGGCAGACGCCGCCGATGCCGAAGCCGCACTACAGGCGGAAGCCGATGAACTGCGGCGCCAGGCCCATGAAGGGTTGAACCACCGGCTGGAGACGCAGGGGCTTGCGGAGGGATATACCCGCGAAACCTATGTCGAACGGCTCGATTATGAGCTTGGCATTATCGAGCGGATGAAGTTTCCGGGCTACTTCCTGATCGTTTCGGACTTCATCAAATGGGCCAAGGCGCAGGATATCCCGGTTGGGCCGGGGCGTGGTTCGGGCGCCGGCTCGCTGGTCGCCTATGCGCTGACGATTACGGATGTGGACCCGCTGCGCTTCTCGCTTCTCTTCGAGCGCTTTCTCAATCCCGACCGCGTGTCGATGCCCGACTTCGATATCGATTTTTGTCAGGACCGCCGCGAAGAGGTGATCCGCTATGTGCAGGAGAAGTATGGCCGCGATCAGGTGGGGCAGATCATCACCTTCGGTACGTTGCAGGCCCGCGCCGTGCTGCGCGATGTGGGGCGCGTGCTGCAGATGCCTTACGGGCAGGTGGACCGGCTGTGCAAGATGGTGCCGTCTAACCCGGCCAATCCCACACCGCTGCCCAAGGCGATCGAGGATGAGCCGCGTTTTGCCGAGGAAGTGGAGAAGGAGCCGATCGTCGGCACGCTTCTCGATTATGCCCAGAAGCTTGAGGGCCTTTACCGTCACGCCTCGACGCATGCCGCCGGCATCGTGATCGGCGACCGGCCGCTTTCGGAGCTCGTCCCGATGTATCGCGACCCGCGCTCCGACATGCCGGTCACCCAGTTCAACATGAAATGGGTGGAACAGGCGGGGCTGGTCAAATTCGATTTTCTTGGCCTCAAGACGCTGACGGTTCTGGAAACGGCGGTGAAGCTCATCCGCCGGCGTGGGATCGAGATCGATCTGTCGCGCATTCCGCTTGATGATCCGGACACCTACGCCATGCTCTCGCGCGGTGAGACGGTCGGCGTGTTCCAGGTGGAATCGGCGGGCATGCGCAAGGCGCTGATCGGCATGAAGCCGGACCGGATCGAGGACATCATCGCGCTTGTGGCGCTTTACCGTCCGGGTCCGATGGAAAATATTCCCACCTACAATGCGCGCAAGCATGGTGAGGAAGAGATTGCCTCCATTCACCCCAAGATCGACCACCTGGTGAAGGAAACGCAGGGCGTTATCGTCTACCAGGAGCAGGTGATGCAGATCGCGCAGGAGCTGGCTGGCTACACGCTCGGTCAAGCGGACCTTCTGCGCCGCGCCATGGGCAAGAAGATCCGTGCCGAAATGGAAAAGCAACGCGGCATCTTCGTGACGGGCGCGACTGAGCGCGGTGTTTCCAAACAGCAGGCCGACTTCATTTTCGACCTTCTGGCCAAGTTCGCCGACTACGGCTTCAACAAGTCGCATGCGGCCGCCTATGCCATCGTCTCTTATCAGACAGCCTATCTTAAGGCGCATTACCCGGTCGAGTTCCTGGCCGCGTCCATGACCTACGACATGGCCAACACGGACAAGCTCAACGATTTCCGGCGCGATGCCATGCGGCTTGGCATCGAGGTGGTTTCGCCTTCGGTTCTGACATCCCATCGGCCGTTCGAAGTGGGCGATAACAAGATTTACTACGCCTTGGCCGCAATCAAGGGCGTGGGCGATGCGGCGGTCGAGCACATTGTTGAAAAGCGCAATGAAAAACAGTTTGAAAGCCTTGAGGATTTTTGCGCCCGTATCGATCCCAAGATCGTCGGCAAACGGGTCTTCGAGAGCCTTATCCAGGCGGGGGCCTTCGATTGTTTCGGGCATGACAGGGCGGCGCTGTTCGGTGGCATAGACCGTTTGATGGGCATGGCTGCACGCGCTGCAGAAGACGCTGCGATGGGGCAGGGCGACATTTTCGGTATGTCAGGTGGCGGAGAACCGCAGAAAATTCATCTGCCGGTGGTGGAGCCATGGTCTGCTGCAGACAAGCTCCATCGCGAATTCCAGGTTGTCGGCTGTTATCTCTCGGCGCACCCGCTGGATGAATATGCTGAAATCCTGGAGAAGATGCGGGTGCAGAACTGGGCGGATTTTCAGGCTGCGGTAAAACGCGGAGCAACCGCCGGGCGCCTTGCTGGAACGGTGACTTCGAAGCAGGAGCGACGCACGCGCACCGGTAACAAGATGGGGATCATCCAGCTGTCCGACGCCACGGGGCAGTATGAGGCGGTGCTGTTTTCTGAAGCGCTTGCACAATATCGCGAGCTTCTGGAAGCAGGGTCCTCCGTGGTCATCATGGTGGGGGCGGAGAACCGACCTGAAGGTGTCAACCTTCGCATTCAGGGGGTGCAATCCCTTGAGGAGGAGGCCTGTCGGATGCAGAAAGCGTTGCGGATCTATCTGCGTGATTCCAAACCGCTTCAGGCGATCTCCTCGCAACTCACCCAGCGTGGTGATGCGCAGGTTAGCCTGGTCGTCATCAAGAACGGTGGCGAGGGGGAGATAGAGGTGGGGTTGCCCAACCGATACCGCATCTCACCACAGATAGCAGCGGCCATGCGCGCGGTTTCCGGTGTGGTGGATGTGGAGCTGGTTTAA